One segment of Planctomycetaceae bacterium DNA contains the following:
- a CDS encoding general stress protein → MTMATLQNDAVVATYDNHTLAEAAVKELQQSGFNMKQLSIVGRDYHTEEHVVGYYNAGDRMKYWGKLGAFWGGIWGVLFGAAFFWVPGVGPLVVAGPLAAAIVAGLENAVVLGGVSALGAGLFSLGIPRDSVVRYETALRAGKYVLIAHGDPDDVTKARSIIDQTQSVSVDHHQSA, encoded by the coding sequence ATGACCATGGCAACCCTGCAAAACGATGCGGTCGTCGCCACGTACGATAACCACACTCTGGCCGAAGCGGCCGTCAAGGAACTGCAACAGTCCGGCTTCAATATGAAGCAGCTTTCGATTGTGGGGCGCGACTACCACACCGAAGAGCATGTCGTCGGGTACTACAATGCCGGTGACCGCATGAAGTATTGGGGCAAACTTGGCGCATTTTGGGGCGGGATCTGGGGCGTGCTGTTCGGTGCCGCGTTCTTCTGGGTTCCCGGCGTAGGTCCGCTGGTTGTTGCCGGGCCACTCGCGGCGGCCATCGTCGCCGGCCTGGAGAACGCGGTCGTGCTCGGCGGCGTGAGCGCGCTGGGTGCGGGCCTGTTCAGTCTGGGAATTCCCCGGGACAGCGTCGTCCGCTACGAAACCGCACTCCGTGCCGGCAAGTACGTGCTGATCGCCCACGGTGATCCCGATGACGTTACCAAAGCCAGGTCGATCATCGATCAGACCCAATCGGTCAGCGTCGACCACCATCAGTCAGCGTAA